The DNA window GATGTCGCGGGCGATGGACCGGATCGTCTCCCGGTGCTTCATCGGCATCCAGGAATCGACCGTCCGCACCATGCGGTCCCAGTCGACGAGCATGTAGAAGGCGACGACCGGGGTCACCACCAGCAGGGAGAAGATGCCGATCAGGGCCTGCCCTCCGGACCACAGCCCCTGAAGGAAAGCCGTCACCCAGGCGATGCCCTGGCTGATGAGGTTGCCCACAGAGGGCGGGGTCGCCGGCAGGGCGTCCTCGATCCCGAGCTTGCGGATCAGCGGCCCGAGCTGCTCGGCTCCGAGCTCCTGAAGCCGCGCCACGTAGCCCGGCAGCCGCTCCACGAAGGCTCCCACCTGCTGGGCCGCGAAGGGAACCAGGATCATCAGGGCGACGATGAAGACGAGGACGAACAGGACCAGGATCAGCAGGCTCGCGCCCAGGCGGCCGATGCCGACCTTCTGCAGCCGGTCGGCCAGAGGATCGAGCAGATAGGCCAGCGCGAAGCCCGCCACGAAGGGCAGCAGGATGCCGCGCAGCACGAACAGCAGCAGAACCGCGACGACCAGTGCCGCAATCCAGAACCCGATCTGCCGTTGGACCGTCATCCGTACTCCATACCTGTCAATTCTGGCCTTCAGGTGGTCATGTGCCGCAGCCAGCCTCCGAGATAGGCACCGGCAGACGCTATGGTCAAGGTGGCGACCAGCACCATGGCAAGCTCATCCAGCCCCGCGAGATCCACCCCGAAGGCATTGGCAGCCAGTGCATAGGCGGCAAAGGCGATCTGCGCGGCGGTGTTCAGCTTGCTCACGAGGAGCGGCTTGATCTCCACCGGACGGCTCATGATCCAGGACAGGAGGATCGCCGCCACGATCATCACGTCCCGCGACACCACCACGATGGCAAGCCAGCTCGGGATCGCCCCCACGATGGCGAGCGTCACGTAGATCGAGACCAGCAGCGCCTTATCGGCGATGGGGTCGATATAGGCGCCGAACTCGCTCTTCTGGTTGAAATGCCGGGCGATGAACCCGTCGATGCCGTCAGAGACCCCGGCCACGACGAAGAGCACGAAGGCCGTGCTCCACCGGTGCTGCATGATCATGACGATCACGATGGGCACGATGATCAGGCGGCCGATGGTGATGATGTTCGGAATGGTCATCGGGCCGATGATGGCCGGTCGAGGCGCGGAGTTCAATCTCCGGTCCCAGAGGATGGGGATAATACGTGCCTCTCCCGGTCAAGACGGGGCTTCTCCCGAGCGCCCATGTCCCCTTCACGCGACACCCCTCATCCTGAGCAGGGTGAAGGTGTGAGATCTAGACGGGCGGCCTCGCACAACCGGGCCCGCAGGCACTCCCGGCACCCTCCGCCCTTCCTCGCCACCCTTCGCCCGTCCCAACACCCTCGACGTCATGGCCGGGCTTGTCCCGGCCATCCCGCTGCGGTGAGGCGCGGCGCTCTTCCGATCGGGATCACCGGCACGAGGCCGGTGATGACGAGGAGGGTGTCAGGGCCCGCCATTCCAATCCGGACAGGCTCTCCGCCTCACCGCAGCGGGATCACTGGGCTTGTCCCGGTGATCGCACCCGCCTAATCCCTCACGGTTGCTCAAATCCCCTTGCCTCCCGGTCCCTCTCGCCTTACTGCCCGAGCCAACACGGGGTGAGCCATGACGACCGAGAAGCAGACGAACGGCCTGACCTATGCCCAAGCGGGCGTCGACATCGACGCGGGCAATGCCATGGTCGACCAGATCAAGCCCCTGGTCCGCTCGACGCGCCGGCCGGGCGCGGACGCGGAGATCGGCGGCTTCGGCGGGCTCTTCGATCTCAAGGCCGCCGGCTTCAAGGATCCGATCCTGGTGGCGGCCAATGACGGGGTCGGCACCAAGGTCAAGATCGCCATCGACACGGGCATTCACGACACGATCGGCATCGACCTCGTGGCCATGTGCGTGAACGACATCATCGTGCAGGGTGCCGAGCCCCTGTTCTTCCTCGACTATTTCGCCACCGGCAAGCTCTCTCCCGAGGTCGGCGTCCATATCGTCAGGGGCATCGCCGAGGGCTGCCTCCAGGCGGGCTGCGCGCTGATCGGAGGCGAGACGGCCGAGATGCCCGGGCTCTATGCGAAGGGCGATTACGACCTCGCGGGCTTCGCGGTCGGCGCCGCCGAGCGCGGCACGCTGCTGCCCAAGGATGTGGTCGTCGGCGACGTGCTCATCGGACTGCCCTCCTCCGGCGTCCATTCCAACGGCTTCTCCCTCGTGCGCCGGATCGTCGAGCAGTCCGGCCTCGCCTGGGATGCACCCGCCCCCTTCGCGCAGGGCAAGAGCCTCGCCCAGGCCCTGCTGGAGCCGACCCGGATCTACGTGAAGGCCCTGCTGGAGGTCCTGAAGACCGGCCACGGCATCAACGCCCTCTGCCACATCACCGGCGGCGGTTTCCCGGACAACATCCCGCGCGTCCTGCCGGACGGCGTCGGCGTGCGCCTCGACCTCGGTGCGATTGCCGTCCCGCCCGTGTTCGGCTGGCTCGCCAAGGCCGGCGGCGTGGCCGAGGCCGAGATGCTGCGCACCTTCAACTGCGGCATCGGCATGATCGTCGTGGCCGCAGCCGACCAAGCGGAGGCCGTGACGGAGCGGCTGCGCCAGGCGGGCGAGGCTCCGGTCCGCATCGGCGAGACCGTGGCGCATGCCGGTGGCGAGCGCGTCCAGACCGCGGGGCACCTGGCGATCTGATGACCCGCCGCCGCGTCGCCATCCTGATCTCGGGCCGCGGCTCGAACATGGTCTCGCTGATCGAGGCCGCCCGAGCCGGGGCTTTTCCTGCCGAGATCGCCCTCGTGGTGTCGAACCGCCCGGACGCGGCCGGGTTGGATCGGGCCCGGGAGGCCGGGATCGCCACCTGCGTGATCGACCACAAGGCCCATCCCACCCGCGAGGATTTCGAGCACGCGATGGATGCGGCGCTTGCCTCGCGCGGCATCGCCTTCATATGCCTCGCCGGGTTCATGCGGGTCCTGACTGACTGGTTCGTGGAGCGCTGGGCCGGCCGGATGATCAACATCCACCCGTCCCTGCTGCCCCTTTATCGCGGCACCCACACCCATCGCCGGGCCCTCGCGGATGGCGTGCTGGTGCATGGCTGCACGGTGCATTTCGTGGTGCCGGAGCTCGACGCCGGCCCGATCATCGCCCAGGCGGCGGTGCCCGTCGTTCCAGGCGATACCGAGGAGAGCCTCGCGACCCGGGTGATCGTGCAGGAGCACCGGCTCTATCCACAGGCCCTGCGCATGATCTGCGACGGGACGGCGCGGCTGGAGACCGGGCGGGTGGTGTTTTCACGCCCATGGGACGCGAGCGGTTCGCTGCATTCGCCCGGGTCGTGAAACGACCGACGGTTCCATAAACATCCATTGACACGCGCTCTGAACGGGCGTGGAATCCCAGGTGCTGGGGTGGCTTCTTTTTGACGGGAGAACGCCATGAGACAGCTCAACCGTCGCCAGACCTTGTTCAATATTGCCTTAGCGTCTGTTGCCCTTCCGACTGCAACTGCTTCCGCCCAGACCCCCGGAGCATCGGAAGGCCGGGAAATCGCCCCGGGTGTCCGTCGCGTGGACTACTCGAAGCGTGACACGATGATTCCGAACTACAAGACGGTATCGATGCGCGACAGCATCTATCAGCCCGGCGCGAGCACCAGCGGGTCGAGCATGGCCAACGACATGGTCTGCCACATGCTGGAAGGCGAACTGACCGTGGACACCGGTTCCGGCGACGCTCGCTACAGGAAGGGCGACGTGTGGTCCTGCGCCAAGGGCATGCCGGAGCGCAGCAAGAATACCGGGAGCACGGTTGCCGTCATGCGGGTGATCGACCTTCTGCCCGGATGATGGCGACCTGAATGCCTCTCGCATCCTCGAAAGGAAAGGCCGAATTCGCCTCGGTCTTTCTGCATCCTGGTCTCGTAGGCAGTTTCGCCTGCGTCCACACGATGCGCTAGCGAAGGGCTTGGACGAGGGCCGCATCGGGAAAGCAGGTCTCGTCGCGGCGATCCTTGATCTGCCACTGGCCGATCGCCGTGCGGGTGGCAAAGCCGATCAGGCCGTCGACCTTGCCGACATCATAGCCCTGGCCCTTCAGTCGCTCCTGCATCGTCTGAATGTCGCCGCGCCGTAGGGAATCGATCGGCCGCCACCATCCGGCGAACGCCGAGGCGCCGCCCATGCGGTCTGCCAGATGTCCGATGAAAAGCGCATAGAGATCGGACTCGTTGTACTGCTTGAGAACGTAGAAATTCTCGGACACCAGGAAGGACGGTCCGAGGCGGCCGGCGGGCATGACCAGGAAAGCCGCCGTGTCGTGGCCCCAAGGGGGCGGGGCACCGAGGGCGGGCGTGAGTCCGAGCCTGAGCCAATCCCCCATCGGCCTGCCCTGCCGCGGCCCCTCCAGCGTGCAGGAGACCGCCTGCGGCAGCTTCACCTCGAAGCCCCAGCCGGTACCCGGCTTCCAGCCATGCTCGCGCAGATAGTTCGCGATCGAGCTCAGGCTGTCCGGCACCGAGTCCCAGACATCCCGGCGGCCGTCGCCATCGGCATCGACCGCATAGCGCAGGAATTTCGAGGGGAGAAGCTGCGGCTGTCCCAAGGCCCCGGCCCAGGACGACAGCAGGGTCTCGCCGGAAAAATGATCCTCCTCGAGGATCACCAGGGCCGCGAGAAGCTCCGGATAATACAGCGCCTTTCGGCGCCCCATGAAGGCCTGCGTGGCCAGAACCCGCAGGGCCTGGTGCTTTGCCCGGACGCGGCCGAAATGCGACTCGCGGCCCCAGATCGCGACCACGATCTCCCGTGGCACGCCATAGCGGCGCTCGATGTCGTCGAGAGCGGAGTCCCATCGCTGCAGGAGTACGCGGCCGTCCTTGGCCAGGGAGGCGAGCTGGGCCTCGGGAAAATAGCGGCCAGGGCTCTGAAACTCGGCCTGGCGCTGGTCGTCGGACGGGACCGGGCGACCCGCCGGGAGAAGTTCAGGGAGAGCCCAGTCGAGCCTGATCGCCGACAGGTTGCGCTCGAAGGTCTCCCGGGTGACACCCTGCTTCTGCGCATCGGCCCAGACCGTCCCGTCCAGCCAGCTTCGGAACTGCCCTTCCGTAGTCGCGCGGAGATCCTGCGCCCGGAGCGTTGAGCCCTCGAGCACGAGAGCGGCGTACGCCACCAAGGCCGCGAGAACGACGGCCGAGACGCGGGACAGGTTGGCGGATGCAGGCATGGCCAGACACTAGCGTACGAGCCGGTATCGGCAAAGCTCCGGCTCCCGGTCCGGTGCACCTCGGAGTCGCTTACATCTGCGGGCGCGGCAGCCGGCAAGCGTCGAGAGCGGTGAGCGCCTTTTCGCGGGCCGTGTCGTTGAAAAGGCCCGTATCCCGGTAGGCCTGGAGCTCATCGGCGCTCAGGGACCGCATGGTGCGACCCGCATAACAGTCGCAGCCACGACCAAGGGACGCCTCGCTGACGCCGCTCTGGAGGCGACCCTGCGTGATCGCGCAGGCCTGACTTACCCGGACGCGCAGCTGAGCGACGCTCTCGGTCTTGAGCGCCGGATCGACCTGGTATTGCGTCGGCGTGTTGGAGGCGGCCGCGAAGGCCGATGCCGCGCCGGCAGAAACAGCGCCAGTCACGAGCAGCGCGCGAAGGATCGAGGTCATGGATGGCTCCCCAGGGACGAAATCACGTTCGGCTTTAAGAATAGGCTTGGCCGTTCGGGATCAAGGGGCAGCTGCGGATAGGCTTAAGAAGGTCTGACCGGCGCCCGGG is part of the Microvirga terrae genome and encodes:
- the purN gene encoding phosphoribosylglycinamide formyltransferase, producing MTRRRVAILISGRGSNMVSLIEAARAGAFPAEIALVVSNRPDAAGLDRAREAGIATCVIDHKAHPTREDFEHAMDAALASRGIAFICLAGFMRVLTDWFVERWAGRMINIHPSLLPLYRGTHTHRRALADGVLVHGCTVHFVVPELDAGPIIAQAAVPVVPGDTEESLATRVIVQEHRLYPQALRMICDGTARLETGRVVFSRPWDASGSLHSPGS
- a CDS encoding CDP-alcohol phosphatidyltransferase family protein; translation: MTIPNIITIGRLIIVPIVIVMIMQHRWSTAFVLFVVAGVSDGIDGFIARHFNQKSEFGAYIDPIADKALLVSIYVTLAIVGAIPSWLAIVVVSRDVMIVAAILLSWIMSRPVEIKPLLVSKLNTAAQIAFAAYALAANAFGVDLAGLDELAMVLVATLTIASAGAYLGGWLRHMTT
- a CDS encoding cupin domain-containing protein — its product is MRQLNRRQTLFNIALASVALPTATASAQTPGASEGREIAPGVRRVDYSKRDTMIPNYKTVSMRDSIYQPGASTSGSSMANDMVCHMLEGELTVDTGSGDARYRKGDVWSCAKGMPERSKNTGSTVAVMRVIDLLPG
- a CDS encoding AI-2E family transporter, with protein sequence MTVQRQIGFWIAALVVAVLLLFVLRGILLPFVAGFALAYLLDPLADRLQKVGIGRLGASLLILVLFVLVFIVALMILVPFAAQQVGAFVERLPGYVARLQELGAEQLGPLIRKLGIEDALPATPPSVGNLISQGIAWVTAFLQGLWSGGQALIGIFSLLVVTPVVAFYMLVDWDRMVRTVDSWMPMKHRETIRSIARDIDRAIAGFVRGQAMVCFILGTFYAVSLALIGLNFGALIGMTAGVLSFIPYVGSLTGLILSVGVAIVQFWPDWTMIAATLGIFIFGQFVEGNILSPKLVGDSVGLHPVWLMFALVAFGALFGFVGLLLAVPLAAAVGVVARFALRQYLASPLYRGAEPVILKPKVEPEKVDIDA
- a CDS encoding lytic murein transglycosylase, with translation MPASANLSRVSAVVLAALVAYAALVLEGSTLRAQDLRATTEGQFRSWLDGTVWADAQKQGVTRETFERNLSAIRLDWALPELLPAGRPVPSDDQRQAEFQSPGRYFPEAQLASLAKDGRVLLQRWDSALDDIERRYGVPREIVVAIWGRESHFGRVRAKHQALRVLATQAFMGRRKALYYPELLAALVILEEDHFSGETLLSSWAGALGQPQLLPSKFLRYAVDADGDGRRDVWDSVPDSLSSIANYLREHGWKPGTGWGFEVKLPQAVSCTLEGPRQGRPMGDWLRLGLTPALGAPPPWGHDTAAFLVMPAGRLGPSFLVSENFYVLKQYNESDLYALFIGHLADRMGGASAFAGWWRPIDSLRRGDIQTMQERLKGQGYDVGKVDGLIGFATRTAIGQWQIKDRRDETCFPDAALVQALR
- the purM gene encoding phosphoribosylformylglycinamidine cyclo-ligase → MTTEKQTNGLTYAQAGVDIDAGNAMVDQIKPLVRSTRRPGADAEIGGFGGLFDLKAAGFKDPILVAANDGVGTKVKIAIDTGIHDTIGIDLVAMCVNDIIVQGAEPLFFLDYFATGKLSPEVGVHIVRGIAEGCLQAGCALIGGETAEMPGLYAKGDYDLAGFAVGAAERGTLLPKDVVVGDVLIGLPSSGVHSNGFSLVRRIVEQSGLAWDAPAPFAQGKSLAQALLEPTRIYVKALLEVLKTGHGINALCHITGGGFPDNIPRVLPDGVGVRLDLGAIAVPPVFGWLAKAGGVAEAEMLRTFNCGIGMIVVAAADQAEAVTERLRQAGEAPVRIGETVAHAGGERVQTAGHLAI